The window ATTAGATTGTTACTGacataatataactttttatccACTTGTTGTACCATGAAGTACTTATGAACATTTCAAAATGTTTAATCACAGTATTTCAGGTCGATAATCAAAACAAACCAACTTTAACGACTGCCAAAAAACCTGACAATTGTGACCTGTTACCAACCCAGCCAATTTGCACCTTTATCATTTGAGGCAAAAAGACACCTGATGTGCTGAAGCTTTTGATATCCATGATGGTAGTAGACAAGCCAGCTTGTTTAAAGCATCATAACTAGTCTCCTTAGCTTTTCCACAGTCAATAACATAAACCACATCATCTATGGTTATACTACTCTCAGCGATATTAGTCGCTAAAACCACTTTCCTGCAGAAAAACCAAAACAGTTTTTGAAGAGCGTACAGTCAATAAGTTACTAATTTACAAACATCCAAACATTTGCTAAAGAGATCTCATTTGCCaggaaatataaaaaattgatcaTAGTAGAAATAATGCACCTCATGCCTGGAGGAGGGCGGTCGAATATTTCACGTTGGTTGATAGTAGGCATTGAACCATGAAGAGGAAGGACAAGAAACTTTGTAGGATCACCAAGAAAATTGTTGATTTTCACATTGTCAAGCAGCTTTGAGATTTCATCCCAACCAGTAAGAAACACCAGAATAGCCCCTGGACCTTCATGCCGGCAGATATACTCGATTGTTGCTTCTATCTGCGCAAAGACAAGGAACTCAATCCCACATACATATTTAGctgattttgataaaatttAATACAATctgattttaataaaaatttaataaaccGTAAAATTAACTCAAGCTTTTGCTAAAGATCCCAGATATGTCATTTCCAGCCTTGAAAATTATGCTGATTTACTATAGCTATAAACTAACTGTTTCGTGGAATAAgcttagaaaagaaaaaaaacgaaGTGAGTGATACAATCACAAGGTGGCCTGTCACATACAGACATATGTACATAGATACATGCATATGCGTGTGTATTAACGTAATTAGTATAATACATACAAGACCCAAGTCTGTTTCTGAACCAGACCAAGCTTCCAGAGATTGTCTCGTATTTGCGCTGTAGCTCTTGTATACAGAACTGATGTCCGCATCCTACAACACAATTAGGTTCGATAAGCCCAATGACAATACATCATAAACActaataagaaaacaaaaaatatattcatgTCAAATgttcattaataaattaaaaattaaatgcaTGCCTCGAATTGCTCAGTGATGGGATCAGTCTTAGACTCTTGTTGTCTCCTACGCCTCTTAGAATATCCTTGATAACTATCGGACTCTGATTTCACTGCATAACGGGTTTTCTCAAGTACATCTTCTAGAAATAGCTCTTGCACAGGAAATGTCAAcccctgataataaaaatatcatgatTTGATTAATATATGAAAGAATGCCAAAGCCAAACATTTTATAGGATGACAAGAAGCAGTACCGGGATGTGAATGGTTGGGGCATTCCCAAAATATTTGGAGAACAAGTCAGCATTAATAGTAGCACTCATCAATATAAGTCGTAAGTCTGGCCGTTTAGGGAGAAGATCACGcaaaattattaaaagaaaatcctCATTCATTCCTCTTTCATGAATTTCATCAACCAGCAAATGGCTGATTCCTGTTAAGCTCGGGTCTTGAACCTGTGAAACAACACTATATTGATAAAACTGATATCACagttataaacaaaatctgaatGGAATAACAATTACCAATTTCCTAAGCAGCACTCCTGTTGTACAAAACAATAATCTTGTTAGTTCAGAACGTTTTGACTCCAAACGGATCTGATAACCGACAGTTTCACCAAGATTTTCTCCCCTTTCATTGGATATTCGGGCAGAAACAGATATAGCAGATATACGGCGAGGTTGGGTGCATATGATATTACAGTCAGAACCACGTAAAGAAGATATTTCCTCCTCTAAAATGAACTGAGGAAGCTGAGTAGTTTTGCCACACCCTGTTTCCCCAGAAACCACTAATACCTATATTGTCATTTTAATACAGAAATAAGTTTTATAGTCGAGCAAAAAAAGTAAATCAATAAACATTGCTCAATCATCTAGCTGATAGGAACCTGATTTGCAGCAACGGCTTTTAAAAAGTCGGATTTCATTTTGTGGGCAGGAAGCTTCTCTCTAAATACACACATTGCCTTAACACGTTCAAGTTCCTGAATAGATGTAAATCATCAAATACGGGCATAAGTTTTATAGTTTCTCTACATTGTTTACTATAATATCCTGGGAATACATCATAACAGAGATATGAATGTCAAgctatttacttttaaaaagatCAATTTGGGACGTGTTTTATTACAAACGTCAAAGCATAAAATTTAGATAGGGGGGGAGGGGGGACTGATTGACGTTCATCCAAACATCTACAAGTATTTAGATTCTTATTGCAACAATATTGCTTTTTGCCAACTTTTAATTAGAATTGAAGTATTAATAGCTTAGAGCTTTAAAGCCTAATTTGACCCCTTTTGAAATGGCTTGTTTCAAGCTGAAGGCATATTGAGTCGGTACCCAACCCACCCGAACTGCGAGTTTTTCTGTCTCTACAATATGGGGTACCTTCTGCTTTTCCTGTCTTTCTTTGAGTTCAACACTAAGTGCCTTTTTGGCACTATCTCTCTCCAAAACTGATATTCTAGCAGTTTTATCTGATTCTTGAGGTAATTTTTTAACACTCTGAATGGATGTACCCAAAATGTTATCAACTTTCTGAGTCCCTGTTGAACTATCCAACAGATTCTCAACTCGTCTCTCAGTTTCTGTAGACATGTGTATCTACAAAATAGATATGGAACAGACAAGAATGAGAATCTCATAAAGGATTATCGCACCCAATGTATACAATAAATACTAGCTTTTTGCACCTCTTTCTGTGCAGATCCATGGCGCTCATCAAGATCAGCCCGGTAATTCGGTAATGGAACTTTGCTCACCACAAGTGCCTTGCCTTTGTTGTATGCATGACTTTCTTTCCACAAGTAAATGCAAAAACAACATAAGGTAAAAGGTGCATAAGATAAAAGCTGTAAAGTTAAGTTTTACACAGCATCAATTAGTCAAAATTTTCTAGATGATCCATACTTAACTGCATCCAACACTTCACAGTTCACAGAGATATTTAACTGAAATCGACATTCACAGTAGCATTAATAGAGTATATGATTAAGgtgttttcttttatgaatataactaaacctatatataataaaaaacctGGAAGTGAAAGGCATTTCTCTTAGCtgaaaatctatcaaaatcgtGCTCTTTTACCACCACCCACCCTATGATATCATGGCAATCAACCACAAAAATAGGCTCCTCAAGCTATAACTTATATTTGGTTCTTTCTATTTCACCTATAgcccttaaccattcacctacATGCCACATCATTTCACCCACCTCTATCACCTAGCTCTTAAAGATGGTCTTACAGTACACAGTGATACGTTTCAAGATTGAGCAACTAACAATAACTAACTTATATGTGGTATTGTACATGGAGCCCACTAAAGTACTCACCTTTTTTCAACAAGATCAAAGTATTCTGTTTCATTATACTAATATCAGCCAAAACACAAACCATATGACGAagtacttttacatttttttcaaaaagacaTTATTTTAACGTCAACAAATTGACACCTCATCAAACATCGTATATCTTTCCGGTATATGTAATGACATTGTTTTCATCCGAGCCACAGTTGGTGTAAGTAAAACAAGACACATACTTGACAAGCCCATAAAGTTGTTTCAATACTCGGGTCACCCTCATGAATAAAAATGCTAAATACTTGGGTGGCCTTATACATTATCCGAACTAAGTTTTATAAAGAAGTCACATACAAGCATAGAAATAAGATAAAATGCATAGAACTTACAAATAAAGGCCAAGCTGATACGCCATATCTGAAACTGTTTGTTGATCAGCTCTACTAAAGAAATGTTTTATTACCAACTCCACCTCTCCTCCTTTCTTCATTTCCTCCATCTTTCCCCACCAATGATTCTTATCAAATACCTCTACCTATAACAATATAAACacatatctataaatatatatacacgcatacattacaatatatatactctATATACATAAAGCACAAGTGCataaaaaattgtattaaaACTTGTCATGTTTTGCCATTGTATGTATCAAAGCATCAAACTTTCAATTCCTATTTATTGTATCTATATGACCTGTAATAAATCGTAAACCGATATCAAGAAACCGGTTTTAATGAAACAACACAACAACTTATCTGGTTGTCATTTCATCAAAAACACTTGTTCAAAGTTCGatacatacaattatatttCTGGGTGTTCGATAAacataacaataaattaaaaagttcaaTACTTTTTCATTCATTATGAATCACCCATAAACTAAAGTCACgtaatttatatcaaaaaaaaaatgaaaattaaagaaattaaccTCTCCTTGCATTTGTTTAAGGCGTTCAGCACGCCAAACAGGGTCCCACCATCTTTGTTCACCTCgtccaccgccaccgccgccacGTCGACCCCCGCCGCGACCTCCTCCGCCGCGGCTGCTGCCACCACGACGGCCGCCGCCTTGAGAATTGGGACGGTAAGACATGATGGAAGTTGTGGAGTATTGGAAAGTGGTTGGGAAGTGAGAATGTTTAGTGATGAAACGCGGAGAAAAAGAGCGCAAGTGTAAAGGCAAGAAGTGTGCTCGCATCGCACTTTTATTATCGATGGTGGGTTTGAGAGTTTGAGAGTACACATgatcaaataatatatttattttgttattttcttttaaaagaaagaagaaaaaaaaaatgtaagtagCAATTTTGATTATATTTAACACCATTTTAAGTTGCTTTTGATTTCATATAAGGGCAAGTGTAATGTGTTAGTGATGGTATATTTTTTAGATGGATGTTGTATTTTGGTTTTAACGTaattgtttcatttttattttattttttgttacgAAGTACATTGTCATGTTTTAGGAAAAATTGAGTATAAATCTTAAAGTAGTGATGAGTTTAATATCATACCAGGAATATCGAATAGCGAAAATAACTACTTTTAGTTACAAATCGATGGAAGCGCAACACACCAATATAAGGTATTAACCAATTGTTCTTCGATTAgattttaagttattgaagTAAAAAAGATTAGCTGAGTGACAAACTAAAAGATGAGCTTTATGAGTTCTCATCGATGATATAGTAGTATTGGTAAGGGTGGACTAGTGGAACTCGCttcatgtaacatttaagtTTGACAAGGCTTGTGATTAGAGGCATGAGTTATATTAGATGATATTAGTGTCCTTTGCTTGGTAATTGGTCATGTTGTTAAGTCTTTTGAAGAATTGAGTTCGAGGGTTGTCGTGTTATAAGGAAAATAAGAGTAATCAAAGTGAGGGGTTGAAATCCTCTTTGACTATCAAGTCGATTTAGATCCTTGAATAGGGGTGGAATTTATTTTGCATAGAAGCTACATTTAGCAAGGTATGCATCATAAGACGTATATGGAATTGGATGACATGAATGTCTTTATGTCTTAAAGTTAAtgtcttttagattaaaaataaataaataaaaaattgttcaaacaaaatGTATTTACTGTCGTTTATAAAAATGACAGTTTTACTTACTAACGACATCCAAGGGGCGATGTTCATTTGGTTGTTCAATTTAGATTTCCAACAAACAAAAGAAGTGTGACTTTAATAAATCTTGTTTTACTATGTTAATTTTCATCTTCTTGTTGGGTAGTTAATGAGAaaactagtaataaaaaaaatatctatgaGAGTTGATGGTTAATCATTACTTGAGATGTGATTAACATGATGTTCTGAGATAaggttttcaattttcattaaaGCGACAAAAAGTTATATGTACATTTTGGTAACGTGTTCGTTTAAGAGACAATTATAATCTATTTAGTATCTCTTTTAATTCTCttcttttaactatatattaaaCGTCATCATCATGTTATTAGCTTAATTAATAGATTGATTtgttaagttaattaattataacttaACAACATTGtattttatggaataaaaagttgtatttttgatatatatggttGATggttcgatatatatatatatatatatatatatggggacaatcaaataaaaacagtcttaaaataaaaacacggtgaaaacacttaaaaactacattttgatgcattaaaagtccataaaattaacatagtgtataactaattatcattatttaagtgtttaacaacacattggtctatcaaaatcgagaaaaCTATGTATTTTGttgtgtgcatccatcttggatgcatattcatcaaaatgatgcatccaacaaaaaaacgtgattttttcgattttgacggatcaatgtgttcttaaacacttaaataatgacaattagttatgcactatgttaattttatggacttttaatgcatcaaaatgatgtttttaagtgttctcaccgttcttattttaagattgttcttaccggagtgttaggggacccttattttgataacccatttttttgtaagaacaaTGAGAATTCCTAATTTTTATATTggatcacttttttttttgttcattcacatgtgaaacgttataaaaatatatgttgcagaagatattttttttcaaaaccttatatatagtcgtttgtcacatgtgaacagaaaatgtgaacaaattaattcacaagttcacaaaaggctattttgaagatttcttaaaaaagtttcttctacaacatacatttttatatcatttcacatgtgaatgaacaaaaaaacatgtgaacaaatatataatttaaaagttctcatggttcttacaaaaaaaatggttctcaaaatagggacactatatatgtatatatatatatgaaaaagttaaattagggattCCTTATTTTAGAGACTGTTAGGGACTCCTTCTACCTCCTtcttcggccaccaccaccatcatctttgaccaccaccaccatgatcatctccgaccaccaccatgatcctccggcgagacttatacatgtgtaagtaacttacacatgttttaagtacaattgTTTTTAGGTTgatcacccatcaccgatcaccccctatgacctatcaccctcaatgacctatcaccccaccagatttggtttatgaatatccttaagggtgaAGTCTGCTCCGAATCATAacttttattcaacttacacgtacttacacatgtgtaagtctcgccggagatgatcagtggtgattagatctgatgaaaatggatggtctagatcgagtccctaacaatccctaaaataaggagtacCTAAtctaactcacccctatatatataagtaattttccttttgttttaaaGGTAAAAAACCAGTTGGGTTGGATAACAGATGTCAAGGGTTCGATcgtcatgcccagcaaggcttttctacctatggtaaaACATAAAAGTAGTCTTTCTACCTTTGGTTAAGGTAAGACTATCTACATCTTAATCTTTCCCACACACTGTCGAAAACGGTATTAGGAattaccttttctttttgttttaatggTGTTACTAGGATCAAGAAAAGCCCATCAAATGATACAAGTAGATGGGCCATTTGTTCACAATTTCAAATGTAAgcttaaaatgttatatttaaaagACCATatctaaaagaaaattaagcccaaaaccaaaccatcttgattattattagaatttatatacaaaGGTCAAAATGTCGAATACTCGAATGCAATCCAGGATTTACTTTTTAACAAAAAGGACCAacggaaaaagaaaaaatcaaatgCATTTAATCACAAAGGGCGAAAATTACCAATTTTGTTAGCTATAATCTATAGGGTTATTATTAATGAAGTcagtaaaaaaattacatttgtggttaataattatttttaaagacatctataatatattataaaaagaataaccccatgttgaaagttacatgagaaAAAATGTCTCAATTAATTCTTTACATTAAagacttttacatcaattatctataccactcgacgccgcctcTACTACGAACAGTCGTCACCCACTAACACCATCGCCGCCACGAATACCGCCGTATAGcgtgggtaccgtgctagttttttataaacaatttccTTGCATCTGTAACGTTATAAAGAAGTTGGTATGACTTTTTGTTTGGAAAATTGCCAAAGCTTAAAGAAAATCCTTAAGTTTTAAGTTTTGGGTTgccaaatttttaaatctagaaaactaaaaatttgtTGGTGGTCACCTCTTCAACTATATTCGGCTcgctttttttcttttttttttttaattttttttttttttatcatctgGATATTCTCTTTGCcaaaatgatataataaataCAGACTATAAACGCTTGATTGCTTGATGGTACGTTATCTgtttatcaacataaatcaagatttagtAGGCAAAGACAATCGCGAAGATTTCAATGTCCAAATTAAactgaaagtaaaaaaaaataaatctagaatcataacaaattcaaatatataaacgtCTTTTATTCATATGACATCCAAagctataaacttttaaattttgtgcCCCAATAAAAAAATGGGTCCGGAACGAGGGTCTAGTTAGGACTTAGGACGATGTCTTTAAAAATATGAGATGGAGAGTGGAGATTATGGCTAAAAGCCTAAAATGGAAGTGCTTgatatgttttttgaaatttgaatttcGCTGGAAACTTCATGTCGCGATTTAACAGCGGGAGGTTTAGCATATTTTGTCTTAACCGTAGGGGCAGAGCCAGTAGGGGGACTGACGGGTGCTCAACCCCTGCTAACCAGTCCCGTTTAATCCCAGTAGGTACAACCGAACAaacaaattttgaaagtttttgtaATCTAGCCTCCCCAATCACCTAGAAAAGGTAAGTTTTACCCCTCAAAATCGAGTAATAACATTAAACAACGGTTTTCTTCTAATTGTTTTCTGGTGCCGTACCAGATTCATAGATAAGCCTTCAGCTAAGAAAAGAAGAAATGCTATAAGTCAAAGTAAACTACGTTCTTTCAGAACCTAACAACCACCTGAATTAGTCAcgttttattcttttattattaacttGAGGTTATATAAGACCTTTTAGGTTattcttttatt is drawn from Erigeron canadensis isolate Cc75 chromosome 9, C_canadensis_v1, whole genome shotgun sequence and contains these coding sequences:
- the LOC122581898 gene encoding DExH-box ATP-dependent RNA helicase DExH1 isoform X1, whose product is MRAHFLPLHLRSFSPRFITKHSHFPTTFQYSTTSIMSYRPNSQGGGRRGGSSRGGGGRGGGRRGGGGGGRGEQRWWDPVWRAERLKQMQGEVEVFDKNHWWGKMEEMKKGGEVELVIKHFFSRADQQTVSDMAYQLGLYFHAYNKGKALVVSKVPLPNYRADLDERHGSAQKEIHMSTETERRVENLLDSSTGTQKVDNILGTSIQSVKKLPQESDKTARISVLERDSAKKALSVELKERQEKQKELERVKAMCVFREKLPAHKMKSDFLKAVAANQVLVVSGETGCGKTTQLPQFILEEEISSLRGSDCNIICTQPRRISAISVSARISNERGENLGETVGYQIRLESKRSELTRLLFCTTGVLLRKLVQDPSLTGISHLLVDEIHERGMNEDFLLIILRDLLPKRPDLRLILMSATINADLFSKYFGNAPTIHIPGLTFPVQELFLEDVLEKTRYAVKSESDSYQGYSKRRRRQQESKTDPITEQFEDADISSVYKSYSANTRQSLEAWSGSETDLGLIEATIEYICRHEGPGAILVFLTGWDEISKLLDNVKINNFLGDPTKFLVLPLHGSMPTINQREIFDRPPPGMRKVVLATNIAESSITIDDVVYVIDCGKAKETSYDALNKLACLLPSWISKASAHQRRGRAGRVQPGVCYRLYPKMVHDAMLQYQLPEILRTPLQELCLQIKSLQLGAIGSFLAKALQPPDALSVQNAIELLKTIGALDDTEELTPLGRHLCTLPVEPNIGKMLLMGSIFQCVNPALTIAAALASRSPFVLPINRKEEADDAKRSFAGDSCSDHIALLKAFEGWKEAKRSGSERSFCWENFLSMQTMKMIADMRLQFLDLLSDIGFVDKSKGANTYNQYSDDMEMVCAVLCAGLYPNVVQCKRRGKRTALYTKDVGKVDIHPSSVNAGVHLFPLPYMVYSEKVKTSSVYVRDSTNISDYALLMFGGNLIPSKNGDGIEMLDGYLQFSASKSVLGLIKKLRGEVDRLLKRKIEDPKVDVNVEGKGVVAALVELLHNQNVRY
- the LOC122581898 gene encoding DExH-box ATP-dependent RNA helicase DExH1 isoform X2; this encodes MSTETERRVENLLDSSTGTQKVDNILGTSIQSVKKLPQESDKTARISVLERDSAKKALSVELKERQEKQKELERVKAMCVFREKLPAHKMKSDFLKAVAANQVLVVSGETGCGKTTQLPQFILEEEISSLRGSDCNIICTQPRRISAISVSARISNERGENLGETVGYQIRLESKRSELTRLLFCTTGVLLRKLVQDPSLTGISHLLVDEIHERGMNEDFLLIILRDLLPKRPDLRLILMSATINADLFSKYFGNAPTIHIPGLTFPVQELFLEDVLEKTRYAVKSESDSYQGYSKRRRRQQESKTDPITEQFEDADISSVYKSYSANTRQSLEAWSGSETDLGLIEATIEYICRHEGPGAILVFLTGWDEISKLLDNVKINNFLGDPTKFLVLPLHGSMPTINQREIFDRPPPGMRKVVLATNIAESSITIDDVVYVIDCGKAKETSYDALNKLACLLPSWISKASAHQRRGRAGRVQPGVCYRLYPKMVHDAMLQYQLPEILRTPLQELCLQIKSLQLGAIGSFLAKALQPPDALSVQNAIELLKTIGALDDTEELTPLGRHLCTLPVEPNIGKMLLMGSIFQCVNPALTIAAALASRSPFVLPINRKEEADDAKRSFAGDSCSDHIALLKAFEGWKEAKRSGSERSFCWENFLSMQTMKMIADMRLQFLDLLSDIGFVDKSKGANTYNQYSDDMEMVCAVLCAGLYPNVVQCKRRGKRTALYTKDVGKVDIHPSSVNAGVHLFPLPYMVYSEKVKTSSVYVRDSTNISDYALLMFGGNLIPSKNGDGIEMLDGYLQFSASKSVLGLIKKLRGEVDRLLKRKIEDPKVDVNVEGKGVVAALVELLHNQNVRY